In the Staphylococcus condimenti genome, one interval contains:
- a CDS encoding aminotransferase class I/II-fold pyridoxal phosphate-dependent enzyme: MNLEQMIQETEATLQPFFRDIEERAFRNQAKVLDAFHAVKASESDLQGTTGYGYDDIGRDHLEEIYAQTFKAEAALVRPQIISGTHAITIALQSCLKHGDELLYITGNPYDTLLEVIGVNGNGIGSLKENGVAYRQVPLSLDGYIDVEQVLDTINEKIKVVAIQRSKGYDQRPSLTVSEIERAISQIKAAHPEVIVFVDNCYGEFVEEREPVEVGADLIAGSLIKNPGGGLARIGGYIAGRLDLIERCGYRLTAPGIGREAGASLDELPSMYQGFFLAPHVVSQSLKGALFTSLLLTKLNMRTVPAFDTPRTDLIQTVQFDTAEQMIRFCQCIQAASPINAHFSPEPSYMPGYEDDVIMAAGTFVQGSSIELSADGPIRPPYEAYVQGGLTYEHVKLAVTRAVIQMSEEGLI; the protein is encoded by the coding sequence ATGAACTTAGAACAAATGATTCAAGAAACAGAAGCAACTTTACAGCCCTTTTTTAGAGATATAGAAGAAAGGGCTTTTCGCAATCAAGCGAAAGTATTAGATGCATTTCATGCTGTCAAAGCATCGGAATCAGATTTACAGGGAACTACAGGATATGGTTATGATGATATCGGTCGTGATCATCTTGAAGAAATTTATGCCCAAACATTCAAAGCTGAAGCAGCCTTAGTCAGACCTCAAATTATTTCAGGCACACATGCAATTACGATTGCATTACAAAGCTGTTTGAAACATGGAGACGAGTTATTATATATTACTGGAAATCCATATGACACACTTTTAGAAGTAATTGGCGTAAATGGAAATGGTATCGGCAGTTTGAAAGAAAATGGCGTAGCGTATCGTCAAGTACCGTTATCACTTGATGGATATATCGACGTGGAACAAGTTTTAGATACAATCAATGAGAAAATCAAAGTCGTAGCTATTCAACGCTCTAAAGGATATGATCAACGACCATCCTTAACTGTAAGTGAAATTGAGCGTGCTATCTCTCAAATTAAGGCTGCACACCCAGAAGTGATTGTATTTGTAGATAATTGTTATGGTGAATTTGTGGAAGAAAGAGAACCTGTTGAAGTAGGCGCTGATTTAATAGCAGGTTCATTGATTAAAAATCCAGGCGGCGGTTTGGCACGTATCGGCGGCTATATCGCCGGCAGATTAGATTTGATTGAAAGATGCGGTTATCGTTTGACAGCACCTGGAATAGGGAGAGAAGCGGGTGCTTCATTGGATGAATTACCAAGTATGTATCAAGGCTTCTTTTTAGCACCGCATGTAGTCAGTCAAAGTTTAAAAGGTGCTTTATTTACGAGCTTGCTGCTTACTAAGCTGAACATGCGGACAGTACCGGCTTTTGATACACCTCGAACTGATTTAATACAGACAGTCCAATTTGATACAGCAGAGCAAATGATTCGTTTTTGCCAATGTATCCAAGCAGCTTCACCGATTAATGCACATTTTAGTCCAGAACCTAGTTATATGCCAGGTTATGAAGATGACGTTATTATGGCAGCAGGTACTTTTGTGCAAGGTTCTTCAATTGAACTTTCAGCAGATGGTCCGATTCGTCCTCCATATGAAGCCTATGTGCAAGGCGGATTGACATATGAACATGTTAAGTTAGCTGTTACAAGAGCAGTAATACAAATGAGTGAAGAGGGACTTATTTAA
- the miaA gene encoding tRNA (adenosine(37)-N6)-dimethylallyltransferase MiaA — translation MAVNKPLLVVIVGPTAVGKTELSIELAKKIGGEIISGDSMQVYRGMDIGTAKVTEDEMQGVPHYLIDILNPDEPFSAFAFKERAQKLIAEITERGHIPIIAGGTGLYIQSLIYDYPFDKEEISPEKEQEVKEKMTQLEPLSNEALHDYLKSFDPDSAEDIHPNNRKRVLRAVEYYLKTKKLLSNRKKTVQFTENYDTLLVGVEMSREILYQRINCRVDSMLEHGLLKEVEQLMNQGYTSCQSMQAIGYKEIIPAINHEIPINQAVDKLKQHSRNYAKRQMTWFKNKMDVQWFDRAQTSLPLILDEITARINKRRES, via the coding sequence ATGGCAGTAAATAAACCCTTGTTAGTAGTAATAGTGGGTCCTACAGCTGTAGGAAAAACAGAATTAAGCATAGAATTAGCTAAAAAAATAGGAGGTGAAATTATCAGCGGTGATTCTATGCAAGTCTATAGAGGTATGGACATTGGAACTGCAAAAGTGACTGAAGATGAAATGCAGGGAGTTCCGCATTATTTAATTGATATATTAAATCCTGACGAACCTTTCTCTGCGTTTGCTTTTAAAGAACGTGCTCAAAAATTGATTGCAGAAATTACTGAACGCGGCCATATTCCAATTATTGCTGGGGGAACTGGATTATACATACAATCATTAATTTATGATTATCCTTTCGATAAAGAAGAGATATCTCCTGAAAAAGAACAAGAAGTTAAAGAAAAGATGACACAATTAGAACCACTTTCTAACGAAGCGCTGCATGATTATCTAAAATCTTTTGATCCGGATTCTGCTGAAGATATTCACCCTAATAACCGTAAAAGAGTATTGCGTGCAGTGGAATATTACTTGAAAACAAAAAAACTTTTAAGTAATCGCAAGAAAACAGTTCAATTTACAGAAAATTATGATACATTATTAGTAGGGGTAGAAATGTCGCGCGAAATATTGTATCAACGAATAAATTGTCGTGTGGATAGCATGTTAGAACACGGTTTATTAAAAGAAGTAGAGCAGCTGATGAATCAGGGTTATACATCCTGTCAAAGTATGCAAGCCATCGGATATAAGGAAATTATACCGGCTATCAATCATGAGATTCCAATTAACCAGGCAGTAGATAAGTTGAAGCAGCATTCTAGAAATTATGCTAAACGACAAATGACTTGGTTTAAAAATAAAATGGATGTTCAATGGTTTGATAGAGCGCAAACATCGCTTCCATTGATATTAGATGAAATTACTGCCCGAATAAATAAAAGGAGAGAGAGTTAA
- a CDS encoding alpha/beta hydrolase, protein MCPNTFKVTVEDGTNIEVKLDKANKERIGIVHIFHGMAEHMGRYDLFVESLNQQGYDVIRHNHRGHGKDIIERERGHYDSIQIVASDAYEILQTLYPEREGLPYIVLGHSMGSIIARKYVEMFPDTAQGLILTGTGLFPKIKGNLLAVGMKLIAMVLGKRRRLQWVNDLAFKPFNKRIPEAKTNSDWLSTRRDEVDKYCEDPYCGFLVSNQVIYETIHEMMKTSKPSEIKKMNPDLPVLLISGKEDPFGDYGKGIRRLGVVMKRNGIHHITVQLYRHKRHEILFEEDYNQTWNNMYDWIKKNILKKNKASEQNGSK, encoded by the coding sequence ATGTGTCCAAATACTTTTAAAGTAACAGTTGAAGATGGTACTAATATTGAAGTAAAACTCGATAAAGCCAACAAAGAAAGAATCGGCATCGTACATATTTTTCATGGTATGGCTGAACACATGGGACGATATGACTTATTTGTTGAATCGTTAAACCAACAAGGTTATGACGTTATTCGTCACAACCACCGCGGTCACGGTAAAGATATTATTGAAAGAGAACGCGGGCATTACGACAGCATTCAAATCGTGGCCTCAGATGCATATGAAATCCTGCAAACCTTGTATCCAGAACGCGAAGGACTTCCATACATAGTATTAGGTCATTCAATGGGGTCTATTATCGCAAGAAAGTACGTTGAAATGTTTCCAGACACTGCACAAGGTTTGATTCTGACAGGAACAGGACTGTTTCCGAAAATTAAAGGAAACTTGTTAGCGGTTGGAATGAAACTGATTGCGATGGTACTAGGAAAAAGACGCAGATTGCAATGGGTTAATGATTTAGCATTCAAGCCTTTTAATAAACGTATTCCTGAAGCAAAAACCAATAGTGATTGGTTATCTACTAGAAGAGATGAAGTTGACAAATATTGCGAGGATCCGTATTGTGGATTTTTAGTTTCTAACCAAGTGATTTATGAAACGATTCATGAAATGATGAAAACAAGCAAACCATCTGAAATTAAAAAAATGAACCCTGACTTACCGGTTCTTTTAATTTCAGGAAAAGAAGATCCATTTGGTGATTATGGTAAAGGTATCCGAAGATTAGGCGTTGTCATGAAACGCAACGGCATACATCATATTACAGTACAGCTTTATCGCCATAAACGTCATGAAATTCTTTTTGAAGAAGATTATAACCAAACATGGAATAACATGTACGACTGGATTAAGAAAAATATATTGAAGAAAAATAAGGCGAGTGAACAAAATGGCAGTAAATAA
- the hfq gene encoding RNA chaperone Hfq, with translation MTDKNIQDKILQEFKEGQEELTVFLLNGFQMKGTIVDFDDTVVNLLSQGRNHLIYKHAISTFTQEPSAVEA, from the coding sequence ATGACAGATAAAAACATCCAAGACAAAATTTTACAAGAATTCAAAGAAGGACAAGAAGAATTAACTGTGTTCTTATTGAATGGGTTCCAAATGAAAGGAACAATTGTAGATTTTGATGACACCGTTGTAAATCTTTTGTCCCAAGGTAGAAATCATTTAATTTATAAACACGCAATCAGCACATTTACACAAGAGCCTTCTGCTGTAGAAGCTTAA
- the glnA gene encoding type I glutamate--ammonia ligase, with translation MPKRSFTKDDIRRFATEENVRYLRLQFTDILGTIKNVEVPVSQLEKVLDNEMMFDGSSIEGFVRIEESDMYLYPDLDTWVIFPWTAGQGKVARLICDVYTTDGEPFAGDPRNNLKRILKEMEDLGFTDFNLGPEPEFFLFKLDEKGEPTLELNDHGGYFDLAPTDLGENCRRDIVLELEDMGFDIEASHHEVAPGQHEIDFKYADAVTACDNIQTFKLVVKTIARKHNLHATFMPKPLFGVNGSGMHFNVSLFKGKENAFYDPNGREQMTEEAYQFIAGILKNARGFTAVCNPLVNSYKRLVPGYEAPCYIAWSGKNRSPLVRVPTSRGLSTRVEVRSVDPAANPYMALAAILEAGLDGIKNKMKVSEPVNQNIYEMNRDEREAIGIEDLPSTLYTALKAMRENKTIKDALGSHIYNQFINSKSIEWDYYRTQVSEWEREQYMKLY, from the coding sequence ATGCCAAAACGTTCATTTACTAAAGATGATATCCGCAGATTTGCTACTGAAGAAAATGTAAGATACTTACGATTACAATTCACTGATATTTTAGGAACAATCAAAAATGTTGAAGTACCTGTCAGTCAATTAGAAAAAGTATTAGATAATGAAATGATGTTTGATGGTTCATCAATCGAAGGTTTCGTAAGAATTGAAGAATCAGATATGTATTTATACCCTGATTTAGATACTTGGGTTATTTTCCCATGGACAGCAGGACAAGGAAAAGTTGCGCGTCTAATCTGTGACGTTTATACAACAGATGGCGAACCATTTGCTGGGGATCCGCGTAACAACTTGAAACGTATACTTAAAGAAATGGAAGACTTAGGATTTACAGATTTCAATTTAGGACCTGAACCTGAATTCTTCTTATTCAAATTAGATGAAAAAGGCGAACCTACTTTAGAATTAAATGACCATGGCGGTTATTTCGACTTAGCACCTACTGATTTAGGTGAAAACTGCCGTCGTGATATCGTGTTAGAACTTGAAGATATGGGATTCGATATTGAAGCCAGCCACCATGAAGTTGCACCTGGCCAACATGAAATCGACTTCAAATACGCTGATGCTGTCACTGCATGCGACAACATCCAAACATTCAAATTGGTAGTTAAAACAATCGCACGTAAACATAACTTGCATGCTACATTTATGCCAAAACCATTGTTCGGTGTAAACGGAAGCGGTATGCACTTCAACGTTTCTTTATTCAAAGGAAAAGAAAATGCATTCTATGATCCAAACGGCAGAGAACAAATGACTGAAGAAGCTTACCAATTTATTGCTGGTATCTTGAAAAATGCACGTGGATTCACTGCAGTCTGCAACCCGCTTGTAAACTCTTATAAACGTTTAGTTCCAGGATACGAAGCACCTTGTTATATTGCATGGAGTGGTAAAAACCGTTCTCCATTAGTTCGTGTCCCTACTTCACGCGGTTTATCTACTCGTGTAGAAGTACGTTCAGTAGACCCTGCAGCTAACCCTTACATGGCTTTAGCAGCAATCTTAGAAGCTGGTTTAGACGGTATTAAAAACAAAATGAAAGTTTCAGAACCTGTAAACCAAAACATTTATGAAATGAACCGTGACGAACGTGAAGCAATCGGCATTGAAGATTTACCTTCAACTTTATACACTGCTTTGAAAGCAATGCGTGAAAATAAAACTATCAAAGATGCTTTAGGTTCACATATCTATAACCAATTTATCAACTCTAAATCAATTGAGTGGGATTATTATAGAACTCAAGTCTCTGAATGGGAAAGAGAACAATACATGAAATTGTATTAA
- the cls gene encoding cardiolipin synthase, translating into MFAFEVPGILGDILTGIFILFTILNLIVAFNIIFIKDRSTSSTWAWLFILFIAPVLGFFLYILFGRGVSKNKLYKNYRKDIEEFESILNEQRYQVKHHNLQTDNEIVEKHHDLVNMLLTRQPAFLTEDNDVEIFVDGHKLYDKMIEDILQAKNHIHLEYYTFELDGLGHRIIDALEQKLEEGVEVLLLYDDLGSKNLSLRKFNRFRKLGGQVESFFASKLPLINFRANNRNHRKIVVIDGEIGYIGGFNVGDEYLGLNKKFGYWRDTHARIKGNAVDALQLRFIMDWNSQSKREHLKLKPAYFPVKDEDGDVSIQIASSGPDDTWHEIEFGYTKMINSARKSIYMQSPYFIPDNSYINAIKMAANSGVEVHLMIPDMPDHPFVYWATYYHAAELLDAGVKIYTYNNGFIHSKVMVIDDEVASVGSANMDFRSFELNFEVNAFMYNKDVAVELRKAFEHDVTLSTQLTKSRYAERSNWIKLKEGFSKLITPIL; encoded by the coding sequence ATGTTCGCATTTGAGGTGCCAGGTATTCTTGGTGATATCTTAACAGGAATTTTTATTCTGTTTACGATATTAAACCTGATTGTTGCCTTTAATATTATTTTTATTAAAGACAGAAGCACAAGCTCGACTTGGGCATGGCTATTTATTTTATTTATTGCACCGGTATTAGGATTCTTCCTATACATTTTATTTGGCAGAGGAGTATCGAAAAATAAACTCTACAAAAATTATCGCAAGGATATAGAAGAATTCGAAAGTATTTTGAATGAACAAAGATACCAAGTTAAGCACCATAACTTGCAAACGGATAATGAAATCGTTGAAAAACATCATGATTTGGTCAATATGTTATTAACACGACAACCAGCATTTTTAACTGAAGATAATGATGTTGAAATTTTCGTAGATGGTCATAAACTTTACGATAAAATGATTGAAGATATTTTACAGGCTAAAAATCATATTCATCTAGAGTATTACACATTTGAATTAGATGGTTTAGGTCATCGTATTATAGATGCTTTAGAACAAAAGCTTGAAGAAGGCGTCGAAGTATTATTGCTTTATGATGATTTAGGGTCTAAAAATCTAAGCCTCAGAAAGTTTAACCGCTTTAGAAAATTAGGCGGCCAAGTAGAATCATTCTTTGCAAGCAAATTGCCATTGATTAATTTTAGAGCAAATAACCGAAATCACAGAAAAATTGTTGTGATTGATGGAGAAATCGGCTATATCGGAGGTTTTAATGTAGGAGACGAATACTTAGGTTTGAATAAAAAGTTTGGTTACTGGAGAGATACACATGCCAGAATTAAAGGGAACGCTGTAGATGCATTGCAACTTCGCTTCATAATGGATTGGAACTCACAATCTAAACGTGAACATTTAAAATTAAAACCAGCATACTTCCCAGTGAAAGATGAAGATGGGGATGTTTCAATTCAGATTGCTTCAAGCGGTCCTGATGATACATGGCATGAAATTGAATTCGGATATACAAAAATGATTAATTCAGCGAGAAAATCTATTTATATGCAGAGTCCGTATTTTATTCCGGATAATTCATATATTAATGCGATTAAAATGGCAGCGAATTCAGGGGTAGAAGTTCATTTAATGATTCCTGATATGCCAGATCATCCTTTTGTATACTGGGCGACATATTATCATGCAGCAGAGCTGCTAGATGCGGGTGTTAAAATTTATACTTATAACAATGGTTTCATTCATTCTAAGGTGATGGTCATTGATGATGAAGTAGCAAGTGTCGGTTCAGCTAATATGGACTTTAGAAGTTTCGAACTTAATTTTGAAGTTAACGCATTTATGTATAACAAAGATGTTGCAGTTGAATTGCGTAAAGCATTTGAGCATGATGTTACGCTATCGACTCAATTAACAAAATCTCGTTATGCAGAACGTTCTAATTGGATTAAATTAAAAGAAGGTTTCTCTAAACTGATTACTCCAATTCTATAA
- a CDS encoding ABC transporter substrate-binding protein, translated as MVEVNNVAGVTKVADNVERVAALEFSFVDDLVALGLNPVAIADDGNKENMVEPVRKHLNDYISVGDRENPDLNKLREAEPQLIIADSTRHKDIYDELNKITPTILLNSFGGDYKENLEAFKVVSQAVSKEDEGKARLEEHNKKVDEESKNISIDKKLSTLPVVPTKIGVAAHSDKSYIGQFLEILGFDIPLDQKDANKYKPYLDGPYLQMTPDQLAELDPERLIIMSDEEDENALEKLKEADAYKKIKAVENDKVHQVDRLAWAKSRGLIASENIVKELSEFK; from the coding sequence ATGGTTGAAGTAAATAATGTAGCAGGTGTAACTAAAGTTGCAGATAACGTCGAACGTGTTGCCGCATTAGAATTTTCATTTGTGGATGATTTAGTAGCATTAGGTTTAAATCCAGTTGCAATTGCAGATGATGGAAATAAAGAAAATATGGTAGAACCTGTACGTAAACATTTAAATGATTATATTTCAGTTGGTGACCGTGAAAATCCTGATCTTAATAAACTTCGTGAAGCAGAGCCTCAATTAATTATTGCAGATAGTACACGTCATAAAGATATTTATGATGAACTTAATAAAATTACGCCTACAATTTTATTGAATAGTTTTGGTGGCGATTACAAAGAAAATTTAGAAGCATTTAAAGTTGTCAGCCAAGCTGTATCAAAAGAAGATGAAGGTAAGGCGCGTTTAGAAGAACACAATAAAAAAGTGGATGAAGAATCTAAAAATATCAGCATTGATAAAAAATTATCTACTTTACCGGTGGTGCCCACAAAAATCGGTGTTGCTGCGCATAGTGATAAAAGTTATATAGGTCAATTCTTAGAAATTTTAGGATTTGATATACCGCTAGATCAAAAAGATGCGAATAAATATAAACCTTATTTAGATGGTCCCTATCTCCAAATGACGCCAGATCAACTTGCAGAATTAGATCCAGAGCGTTTAATTATTATGTCAGATGAAGAAGATGAAAATGCTTTAGAAAAACTTAAAGAAGCGGATGCTTACAAGAAAATAAAAGCAGTTGAAAATGATAAAGTTCATCAAGTTGATAGATTGGCGTGGGCTAAATCTAGAGGACTTATTGCTTCTGAAAATATTGTAAAAGAGTTAAGTGAATTTAAATAA
- a CDS encoding glutathione peroxidase produces MNIYDIEVTKVNGDTYRLGEYKGDVMLIVNTASQCGFTPQFEGLQALYEKYKDQGFTVLGFPCNQFGKQEPGNGQEAMQNCKINYGVTFPMHEKIKVNGEERHPLYKFLTEQQNGFFNSKIKWNFTKFLVDRDGNVVNRFSPQKNPSQIESDIEALL; encoded by the coding sequence ATGAATATATATGACATTGAAGTAACTAAAGTAAACGGTGATACATACCGTTTAGGTGAATATAAAGGTGATGTAATGCTGATTGTGAATACTGCAAGCCAATGCGGATTCACACCGCAATTTGAAGGATTACAAGCTTTATATGAAAAATATAAAGACCAAGGGTTCACAGTATTAGGTTTCCCTTGCAACCAATTTGGAAAACAAGAACCTGGCAATGGGCAAGAAGCCATGCAGAATTGTAAAATCAACTATGGAGTAACTTTCCCAATGCATGAAAAGATTAAAGTAAATGGAGAAGAACGTCACCCACTATACAAATTCCTAACAGAACAGCAAAATGGGTTCTTTAACAGTAAAATCAAATGGAATTTTACAAAATTTTTAGTGGATCGCGACGGAAATGTAGTTAATCGTTTCTCTCCGCAGAAAAATCCAAGCCAAATTGAATCTGATATCGAAGCTTTATTATAA
- the nucI gene encoding thermonuclease NucI: MVKQKSLSTILTVVVIALVVLGFQYFNHSGPFKNSSSHISGGSMGDKEEVQVKRVIDGDTFIATDKDGKEIKVRMIGMDTPETVKPNTPVQPYGKEASNYSKKTLNHKTVYLEYDKEKQDQYGRNLSYVWLDKDHMYNKELVEKGLAREKYFAPNGKYREVFKEAQKQAQDENLNIWSRSN; this comes from the coding sequence ATTGTGAAACAAAAATCTTTATCAACAATCCTGACTGTCGTTGTAATCGCGCTTGTCGTTTTGGGGTTCCAGTATTTCAATCATTCAGGACCTTTTAAGAATTCTAGTTCGCATATTAGCGGCGGTTCTATGGGGGATAAAGAGGAAGTCCAAGTTAAGCGTGTCATCGATGGAGATACATTTATTGCAACAGACAAAGATGGCAAAGAAATAAAAGTGAGAATGATCGGTATGGATACACCGGAAACAGTAAAACCTAATACGCCGGTACAGCCTTATGGTAAAGAAGCTTCGAATTATTCTAAAAAAACATTAAATCATAAAACAGTATACTTAGAATACGATAAAGAAAAACAAGATCAGTATGGACGCAATTTATCGTATGTATGGCTGGATAAAGATCATATGTATAATAAGGAATTAGTCGAAAAAGGATTGGCAAGAGAGAAATATTTTGCGCCGAATGGTAAATATAGAGAAGTTTTTAAAGAAGCGCAAAAACAGGCTCAAGATGAAAATCTCAATATTTGGAGCCGTTCGAATTAA
- the hflX gene encoding GTPase HflX, with translation MPQEKIYNTEETVEKALLVGVDAYDEQEYDFASTMEELKALSESCRLDVIGEITQSKDRIEEKTYVGKGKQYEIKEFVEMYDVDVVVVNDELTTSQSKSLNDTLGVKIIDRTQLILEIFAMRASSKEGKLQVELAQLDYLMPRLQGHGKSLSRLGGGIGTRGPGETKLETDRRHIRRRMNEIKHQLKATVEHRERYRSKRRQNHVFQVALVGYTNAGKSTWFNILADESTFEKDLLFATLDPKTRQIQINDGFNLIISDTVGFIQKLPTTLIAAFKSTLEEARDADLLLHVVDASNEDYRTQFDTVNRIIGDLDMDKIPQAVIFNKKDMHEGAAPASQLPNVFVSAKNEEDRERVRELLIEQVEKQMEPYTETVPADNADRLYFLKRHTIINQLDFNEEDESYTVEGYRQKSNDEGKKQD, from the coding sequence TTGCCTCAAGAAAAAATTTATAATACAGAAGAAACAGTAGAAAAAGCACTTCTTGTCGGTGTAGATGCATATGATGAACAAGAATATGATTTTGCCTCTACTATGGAAGAATTAAAGGCGCTTTCTGAGTCATGTCGTTTAGATGTAATCGGAGAAATTACACAATCTAAAGACCGCATTGAAGAAAAAACATATGTTGGTAAAGGAAAGCAATATGAAATAAAAGAATTTGTGGAAATGTACGATGTCGATGTTGTAGTGGTCAATGATGAATTGACAACATCACAATCTAAGAGTTTAAATGATACGCTGGGTGTCAAAATTATTGATAGAACGCAACTGATTTTAGAGATTTTCGCCATGCGTGCCAGCAGTAAAGAAGGTAAATTGCAAGTCGAATTAGCACAATTAGATTATTTAATGCCGCGCTTGCAAGGCCATGGTAAAAGCTTATCAAGACTTGGCGGCGGAATCGGAACGAGAGGTCCTGGTGAAACAAAACTTGAAACAGACCGTCGTCATATACGCCGCAGAATGAATGAAATTAAACATCAATTAAAAGCTACTGTTGAACATCGCGAACGTTACCGCAGCAAACGTCGTCAAAATCATGTTTTCCAAGTTGCTTTAGTAGGATATACAAATGCTGGAAAATCAACTTGGTTCAATATTCTAGCGGATGAATCAACTTTTGAAAAAGATTTGCTTTTTGCGACATTAGATCCGAAAACACGTCAAATACAAATCAATGACGGTTTCAATTTGATTATTTCTGATACTGTTGGATTTATTCAAAAGCTGCCGACTACATTAATTGCAGCGTTTAAATCAACATTAGAAGAAGCGCGCGATGCTGATTTGCTATTGCACGTAGTGGATGCAAGTAATGAAGATTACCGTACTCAATTTGATACGGTCAACCGTATTATCGGTGACTTAGATATGGATAAAATACCGCAAGCAGTGATTTTCAATAAAAAGGATATGCATGAAGGAGCTGCACCTGCTTCTCAACTACCAAATGTTTTCGTTTCAGCTAAAAATGAAGAAGATAGAGAACGTGTGCGTGAACTTTTAATCGAACAAGTAGAAAAACAAATGGAACCTTATACAGAAACGGTGCCTGCAGATAACGCAGATCGACTTTATTTCTTAAAACGTCATACCATTATTAATCAATTAGATTTTAATGAAGAAGATGAGAGTTACACTGTAGAAGGTTATCGACAAAAATCAAATGATGAAGGAAAGAAGCAAGATTAA
- a CDS encoding MerR family transcriptional regulator has translation MSKDALRRNMAVFSMSVVNQLTELTPRQIRYYETHGLIKPERTSGNKRLFSMNDLDRLLEIKRLLEKGFNLKAIKQILMDDESHLSSEEIALRKHVIVEATQKPQQEAIPLNRGDLSRFIK, from the coding sequence TTGTCAAAAGATGCATTGCGCAGAAATATGGCCGTCTTCTCTATGAGTGTCGTAAATCAGTTGACCGAACTGACACCGAGACAGATACGTTATTACGAAACACATGGACTCATTAAACCAGAGAGAACATCAGGCAACAAAAGACTATTTTCAATGAATGATTTAGATCGCTTATTAGAAATCAAACGTCTTTTAGAAAAAGGGTTTAATTTAAAAGCAATTAAACAGATTTTAATGGATGATGAAAGTCATTTATCAAGCGAAGAAATCGCATTGAGAAAGCATGTTATCGTAGAAGCAACTCAGAAACCACAACAAGAAGCTATACCGTTAAATCGAGGAGATCTTTCTCGGTTTATCAAATAA